A region from the Brevibacterium paucivorans genome encodes:
- a CDS encoding A/G-specific adenine glycosylase yields MSHQTPMSRVEPVWRAWMERWPTPRALADAPTAEVLVAWGSLGYPRRALRLQECARAIGDGEVPRTEEGLLALPGVGPYTAAAVASFAFGQRTIVLDVNVRRVLSRVFAGVDHPKPALSKKEHAWARQFVPQDHHVEFNAAAMELGALVCTSRNPKCDGCPLAKHCAWLESGRPASGARPKTQAWHGTDRQLRGAIMATLKESTVQGCPLREDYFTAPAADFEDTVITELPEPVGSSLTRVRALGTHDRIARLIDDLVSDGLATRDSGVLSLPQ; encoded by the coding sequence ATGTCTCACCAGACCCCCATGAGCCGGGTGGAACCGGTATGGCGGGCGTGGATGGAACGCTGGCCCACTCCCCGCGCGCTGGCTGACGCCCCCACCGCCGAGGTGCTAGTCGCGTGGGGTTCGTTAGGTTACCCCAGGCGGGCGTTGCGTTTGCAGGAGTGTGCCCGGGCGATTGGGGACGGCGAAGTTCCGCGCACTGAAGAAGGTTTGTTGGCCCTACCAGGTGTGGGCCCGTACACGGCAGCTGCGGTTGCGTCGTTTGCGTTTGGCCAGCGGACGATCGTGCTCGACGTGAACGTGCGGCGTGTGTTGTCGCGGGTGTTCGCCGGCGTTGACCACCCCAAGCCGGCGTTGAGTAAGAAAGAGCATGCGTGGGCCAGGCAGTTCGTTCCCCAGGACCACCACGTTGAGTTCAACGCCGCGGCCATGGAGTTGGGCGCCTTGGTTTGTACGTCCCGCAACCCTAAGTGTGACGGTTGCCCGCTGGCCAAGCACTGCGCGTGGCTTGAATCCGGGCGACCGGCAAGTGGCGCCCGACCTAAAACCCAAGCGTGGCACGGCACCGACCGTCAGCTACGTGGCGCCATCATGGCAACGCTCAAAGAATCCACCGTGCAGGGGTGTCCACTGCGGGAAGATTACTTTACGGCTCCTGCCGCTGATTTTGAGGACACCGTCATCACAGAGCTTCCCGAACCGGTGGGTTCGTCCCTGACGCGCGTGCGGGCTTTGGGGACGCATGACCGGATTGCCCGGCTCATCGATGACCTGGTGAGCGACGGACTTGCCACCCGAGACTCAGGTGTTCTCAGTTTGCCCCAGTGA
- a CDS encoding amino-acid N-acetyltransferase, translated as MEPHGAGTGQRCQQLTSGLLIRPARTSDVAAIRALCQPLIDERILVPKDHVNYFENIQEFMVVTDPDGTLAGCAALHVFWEDLAEVRTVATSAQFRRRGVGRALIESLLQRAKDLGVDRVFCLTFERDFFASLGFEQITGTPVSPEVFAELLRSQDEGTAEFLDLARVKPNTLGNYRMMISLGQTENT; from the coding sequence CTGGAACCCCACGGTGCGGGTACCGGCCAACGATGCCAGCAACTGACATCCGGTTTGCTTATCAGGCCGGCCCGCACCTCGGACGTGGCCGCTATCCGGGCGCTGTGCCAGCCGCTCATTGACGAGCGGATCCTGGTGCCCAAAGACCACGTGAACTACTTTGAGAACATTCAAGAGTTCATGGTGGTGACAGACCCAGACGGCACTTTGGCCGGCTGCGCCGCCCTCCACGTGTTTTGGGAAGACCTCGCAGAGGTGCGGACCGTGGCAACCAGCGCACAGTTCCGTCGCCGAGGCGTGGGTCGCGCGCTCATCGAAAGTCTCCTTCAGCGCGCAAAAGACCTGGGCGTGGACCGCGTATTTTGTTTAACATTCGAACGCGATTTCTTTGCATCCCTGGGGTTTGAACAGATCACAGGAACCCCGGTGTCTCCTGAAGTGTTCGCTGAACTGTTGCGTTCACAGGATGAAGGTACGGCCGAATTCCTGGACTTGGCCCGCGTAAAACCCAACACGCTGGGCAACTACCGGATGATGATTTCACTGGGGCAAACTGAGAACACCTGA
- a CDS encoding ATP-dependent Clp protease ATP-binding subunit, whose translation MFERFTDRARRVIVLAQEEAKLLKHNYIGTEHILLGLIHEGEGIAAKALEGMDISLEGVREQVVDIIGEGQQAPTGHIPFTPRAKKVLELSLREALQLGHTYIGTEHILLGLIREGEGVAAQVLVKLGADLGRVRQEVIKLISGYQGKEPASTGAREEGTPSGSLVLDQFGRNLTAAAREGKLDPVIGREEQMERVMQVLSRRTKNNPVLIGEPGVGKTAVVEGLAQAIVAGSVPETLKDKQLYTLDLGSLVAGSRYRGDFEERLKKVLKEIRTRGDIVLFIDEIHTLVGAGAAEGAIDAASILKPMLARGELQTIGATTLDEYRKNIEKDAALERRFQPIQVPEPTLDIAVQILRGLRDQYENHHKVTITDGALEAAVNLSDRYINDRYLPDKAIDLIDEAGAKLRITRMSEPQEIKDLNEKIAEARKRKEVAIDKQNFELAADERNTEMELTKERDKAEKAWRSGAQGGGAIVDEELIAEVLAKATGIPVFKLTEEESSRLLRMEDELHKRIIGQNDAIKSVSRAIRRTRAGLKDPKRPSGSFIFAGPTGVGKTELAKALAEFLFGDESALISLDMSEFSEKHTVSRLFGSPPGYVGYEEGGQLTEKVRRRPFSIVLFDEVEKAHADIFNSLLQILEDGRLTDSQGREVDFKNTIIIMTTNLGTRDINRGTPMGFQADNDTATSYDRMKQKVNEELKQHFRPEFLNRVDDTIVFPQLQKDEIVKIVDLFLTRLDTRLADQGMSIEVSADAKNALADRGFDPVLGARPLRRTIQQDIEDPLSEKILFNELHSGQRIYVDVEGEGPLATFTFRGEMDDRVLTRSKDEKDNTGAIPEAGPANDAAGKPEATEDSDGKAVAQANQTTEE comes from the coding sequence ATGTTTGAACGGTTTACAGATCGTGCCCGTCGAGTCATCGTGCTGGCACAGGAAGAAGCCAAGCTTCTTAAGCACAACTACATCGGAACCGAACACATTCTTTTGGGGCTCATTCACGAAGGTGAAGGAATCGCTGCCAAAGCGCTCGAAGGAATGGACATTTCCCTCGAGGGTGTACGCGAACAGGTAGTCGACATTATTGGTGAGGGTCAACAGGCTCCCACCGGTCACATTCCTTTCACACCGCGTGCAAAAAAGGTGCTAGAGCTCAGCCTGCGAGAAGCCCTGCAGCTGGGTCACACCTACATCGGTACCGAACACATTCTTTTGGGCCTCATTCGCGAAGGTGAGGGCGTTGCCGCCCAGGTGCTTGTGAAACTGGGCGCCGACCTCGGCCGGGTGCGACAAGAGGTCATCAAACTCATTTCCGGTTACCAGGGCAAGGAACCTGCTTCTACTGGTGCGCGGGAAGAAGGAACGCCGTCTGGCTCGCTGGTTCTTGACCAGTTTGGGCGCAACCTCACCGCAGCTGCTCGGGAAGGCAAGCTGGACCCGGTTATTGGTCGCGAAGAGCAGATGGAACGCGTCATGCAGGTGCTGTCGCGTAGGACCAAGAACAACCCCGTTCTCATCGGTGAACCCGGTGTAGGTAAGACGGCTGTGGTTGAAGGGCTTGCGCAGGCGATCGTGGCCGGCAGCGTTCCTGAAACGCTCAAAGACAAGCAGCTCTACACCTTGGACTTGGGGTCGCTCGTTGCAGGCTCCCGCTACCGCGGTGACTTTGAAGAGCGCCTCAAGAAGGTCCTCAAGGAAATCCGCACACGCGGAGACATCGTCCTGTTCATCGACGAAATCCACACCCTGGTGGGTGCAGGTGCGGCCGAAGGTGCGATTGACGCCGCGTCGATCCTCAAGCCCATGCTGGCTCGTGGTGAACTCCAAACAATCGGTGCCACCACGTTGGACGAGTACCGTAAGAACATCGAAAAGGACGCGGCTCTGGAACGTCGTTTCCAACCCATCCAGGTGCCTGAACCTACGCTCGATATCGCTGTCCAGATTCTGCGTGGACTGCGTGACCAGTACGAAAACCACCACAAGGTGACCATCACTGACGGTGCACTCGAAGCAGCAGTCAACCTCTCTGACCGCTACATCAACGACCGCTACCTGCCGGACAAGGCGATTGACCTCATTGACGAAGCTGGTGCCAAACTGCGCATCACCCGTATGAGCGAACCGCAGGAAATTAAGGATCTCAACGAGAAGATCGCAGAAGCTCGCAAGCGCAAAGAAGTTGCAATCGACAAGCAGAACTTCGAGCTCGCAGCCGATGAACGCAACACTGAGATGGAACTCACAAAGGAACGCGACAAGGCCGAAAAGGCGTGGCGTTCAGGTGCCCAAGGTGGCGGAGCGATCGTTGACGAAGAACTGATCGCTGAAGTGCTGGCGAAGGCCACAGGCATCCCAGTGTTCAAGCTGACGGAAGAAGAGTCGTCACGACTTCTGCGCATGGAAGACGAACTGCACAAGCGCATCATTGGTCAAAACGATGCGATCAAGTCAGTATCGCGGGCGATCCGTCGTACGCGCGCTGGGCTGAAAGACCCCAAGCGTCCATCCGGTTCGTTCATCTTCGCCGGACCTACCGGTGTGGGTAAGACTGAGCTCGCTAAGGCTCTTGCCGAGTTCTTGTTCGGTGACGAATCTGCGCTGATTAGCCTGGACATGAGTGAGTTCTCTGAGAAGCACACCGTGTCGCGTCTCTTCGGTTCACCTCCCGGATACGTGGGATACGAAGAAGGTGGGCAGCTCACCGAGAAGGTGCGTCGTCGCCCATTCTCTATCGTGCTGTTCGACGAGGTTGAAAAGGCTCACGCAGACATCTTCAACTCGCTGTTGCAGATTCTGGAAGACGGCCGTTTGACGGACTCGCAGGGTCGTGAGGTGGACTTCAAGAACACCATCATCATCATGACCACGAACCTGGGTACCCGCGACATCAACCGTGGAACCCCCATGGGATTCCAGGCTGACAACGACACGGCCACCAGCTACGACCGCATGAAGCAGAAGGTCAACGAAGAGCTCAAGCAGCACTTCCGCCCTGAGTTCCTCAACCGTGTCGATGACACGATCGTGTTCCCGCAGCTCCAGAAGGACGAAATCGTCAAGATTGTGGACCTGTTCTTGACCCGTCTGGACACGCGTCTTGCTGACCAGGGCATGAGCATCGAGGTGTCTGCAGACGCCAAGAACGCTCTTGCTGACCGTGGGTTCGACCCAGTTCTGGGTGCGCGTCCTCTGCGTCGCACCATCCAGCAGGACATCGAAGATCCGCTGTCGGAAAAGATCCTGTTCAACGAGTTGCACTCGGGACAGCGCATCTACGTTGACGTGGAAGGCGAAGGGCCTCTGGCCACGTTCACCTTCCGCGGTGAAATGGACGACCGTGTGCTCACTCGTTCCAAGGACGAAAAAGACAACACGGGCGCGATACCGGAAGCTGGTCCCGCTAACGACGCGGCCGGCAAGCCGGAAGCCACGGAAGACTCGGACGGAAAAGCGGTAGCACAGGCTAACCAAACGACCGAAGAATAA